The genomic DNA CTCGGCGGCCACCGTTTCGAACAACCCGCCCACCACGGTGTGGTTCTCGCACGTCACCACCAGGCGGTCCGAATCAACCTGCTCCAGTACGGTTTCCGCGTCGAACGGCTTGATGGTCGGGGTGTGCACCACGGCGACGTCGACGTTGTGCGCCGCCAGTTCCCGGGCTGCCGCCAGCGCACGCATGGTCATCAGACCGCTGGAGATCAGCACCACGTCATTACCGCCACGCAGCACCTTGGCCTTGCCCAGCTCGAACGAATAGTCGTACTCGTCCAGCACCGTGGGCACCTGGCCACGCAGCAGCCGCAGGTAGGTGGGGCCGGGACTGGCCGCCAGCTGCGGTACCGCCTGCTCGATGTCCACCGAGTCGCACGGGTCCACGATCGTCAGCCCCGGCACCCCGCGGAAGATCGCCATGTCCTCGGTGGCCTGATGGGACGGGCCGTATCCGGTGGTGAGACCGGGCAGCCCGCCGACGATGTTGACGTTGAGCCCCGGCTCGGCGATGTCGAGGCAGATGAAGTCGTATGCCCGCCGGGCGGCGAACACCGAGTAGGTGGACGCGAACGGTACCAGCCCCGTCTCTGCCATGCCGGCGGCCGCACCGAAGAGCAGCTGCTCGGCCATACCCATCTGGAAGAAGCGCTCCGGGAACGCCTTTGCGAAGACGTGCATGTCTGTGTACTTGCCCAGGTCTGCGGTCAGCCCGACGATCCGCGGGTCGGCTTCGGCTGCCTGCACCATGGCGTGACCGAAGGGCGCCGGCGCGGTCTTCTGCCCTGGGTCGGCGAACGACGCGATCATCGCCGACGTGCGCAGCTTGGCGGGGGCGCTCATGCGGATACTCCTTCGAAACCGGTGCGGAGCTGCTCGCGGCAGATCGCCCACTCGTCTTCCTCGATGCGCATGAAGTGCGCCTTCTCCCGGTTCTCCAGCAGTGGCACACCGCGTCCGATCCTGGTGTCGCACAGGATGACTGCCGGGACGTCGGCATCGTTGGCCGCGTCGAACGCGGCCAGCAGGGCGTCGACGTCGTTGCCGTCGACACGCTGGGCGAACCAGCCGCAAGCCGTCCACTTGTCGGCGACCGGTTCGGTGCGCAGCACCCCGGCAGTGGGGCCGTCGGCCTGCAGGGCGTTGATGTCGACCATGGCAATGAGATTCGACAGCGCGTGGTGCGACGCACCCATGGCGGCCTCCCACGTCGAGCCCTCGTCGAGTTCGCCGTCGGACAGGAAGTTGATCACCCGCGCGCCGTTGCCCTGGTGCCGCAGGCCCAGGGCCATCCCCACCGCGACGGTCAGACCGTGCCCCAGCGATCCGCCGGAGATCTCCATTCCCGGTGTGTAGCTCGCCATTCCGGACATTGGCAGCCGGGAGTCATCGGAGCCGTAGGTCTCCAGCTCCTCGACGTCGATGATGCCGGCCTCGGCGAGCGCAGCATAGAGGCCGATGGCGTAGTGCCCGGTGGAGAGTAGGAACCGGTCGCGGCCCTGCCAGTGCGGATCGTCGGCGCGGTACCGCAGTTGGTGGGCGTACACCACGGCCAGCATGTCCGCGGCGCCCAGCGCCTGGCCGACGTAGCCCTGCCCCTGCACCTCGCCCATGTGCAGCGCGTTACAGCGGATGCGGTAGGCCGCTTCCCGGACTTTCTGGGAGGTACTCAGCACCGCGGTCATGCGATCGCGCTCTGCGGGGCGGGGGTGCGGGCCTCGGCTTCGGCGGCCAGCTGACGCTCACGCGGGCCCCAGGTTTCGCGGGTGGACAGCGCGGCCCACAGCCCGATCGCCATGTAGGTGCTGAACAGCACCGCCGGGCCCCACCAGCCGAACGCCTCGAAGAGCAGGGTGGTGACGAAGGGGGTGAATCCGGAGGCGATGGCCGAGATCTGGTAGGCCAGTGAGGCGCCGGAGGATCGGGTGTTGGCGTTGAATAGCTCGGGGAACCAGCCGCCCTGGGCACCGGCGAGGGCGTTCTGGCAGACGCCGTAGGCGATGGCGAAGCTCGCGATGTAGAGAAACATCTGCCCGGTGTTCACCATCGTGAACATGAGGATGCCGAATGGGATACCGAAGGCGGTGACCGCGATGTAGACGGGCCTGCGGCCGATCTTGTCGGTGAGGGTGGCCCAGCCGAACGTGGCGAAGATGCCGAGTGCGGACGCGATGCACAGCGCTGTCAGCGTCTGGCTGGCGCTGGCCAGTCCGGTGCTCTTCAGGTAGGAGATCATGTAGGTGATCGAGACGGCGTAACCGGCGGTCTCGGCGATGCGAAGACCGATGCCGCGCAGAATATTTCGCCAGTCGGTCTTGAGCACCTCGGCGATGGGTGACTTCACGATGCTGCCGGATTCCCTGACCTCTTCGAACACCGGCGACTCGGGCACCTTGGCGCGGATCACGAGGCCGACGATCACCAGGATCATGCTGGCCAGGAACGGCACCCGCCACGCCCAGTCACCGGGCAGGTGCACGCTGACCAGGAAGGTGAGGTTGGCCAGCAGCAGGCCGACCGGGAAGCCGGCCTGCACGATGCCGGTGTACTGGCCCTTCTTCTTCCACGGCGCGTGCTCGTAACACATCAGGATGGCGCCGCCCCACTCCGCGCCGAAGGCCAGGCCCTGGATGATGCGGACGGTGACCAGCAGCACCGGGGCCAGGATCCCGACGGCAGCGTAGGTGGGCAGCAAGCCGACGGCGAACGTGGCCAGGCCCATGATGATCAGCGAGGCGACCAGGACCGGCTTGCGTCCCACCTTGTCGCCCAGGTGGCCGCCGATGACGCCGCCGAGCGGACGGGCCAGGAAGCCCACACCCAGGGTGGCGAACGCGGCCAGCGTGCCGGCCAGCGGCGAGGCGGAGGGGAAGAAGGCGGTGCCGAAGTACAGCGCCGCGGCGGTTCCGAAACCGATGAAGTCGTAGGTCTCGATCACGGCGCCGACGCCGGATCCGACGGCAACTCGTTTGGCTTCCGGCGTGCCGTGCACCGGGCCGCGCATCTTCAGAGCGTCGTCGCTCATGGGCGTCATCCTCTCAAATCCTGGTCTAGCTGGGCAATCACGATCACTGTCGACGGTCAACAGTGCGATGCGACATAGTGTGACCCCGCGCACACGTCACTGTCAACAGTCAACATGAACTAGTGCTTATCAGTTGACTGTCAACAGTCGACCGAGCTACTGTGGCTGTCGTCACAAGCCCTGCACGTCCCGAGGTGTCCCGATGTCCTGCCCCACCACAACCTTCGACAGCCGGCTCGGCTGCTCCACGATCAGCTTCCGGCACCAGGCCCTGGCCACCGCGCTGGCCACCATCGCCGATCTCGGTTTCGAGGAGATCGACCTGGGCGCCCTGCCCGGCGTGTGCGACCACGTCCCCTACGTCCTCGACGAGGCGGCCGTGGCCGACGTTGCCGCCACCGTGGCGGCCTCCGGACTCCGGGTACGGTCCATCAACGGCGACATCGGCGACCTGAACACACCGCTGGCTGACGGTCCGCGCGCCGACCGTCAGCGCCATCTGATGATGCTCGTCGAGCTCGCCGTCGCCACCGGCTCACGGGCGCTGGTCCTGCCTTGCGGTGCACTGGAACACGAACCGGTGCGCACCCTGGCCGACGACCTGGACCTGGTGGCCGCCGAACTGACCGCCGCCGCACAGATGGCAGCAGACCGCGGGGTCGAGCTGTGGACCGAGTCCCTGCACTACTACCGCCTCTGCTACGACATCGAACGCGCACAACAGCTTTCCGACCGGCTGCCCGAGCAGGTGGGCATCGTGATGGACTTCAGCCACATCGTCGCTTCCGGCGCCGACCCCGGCGAGTTCGTCCGCCGCTTCGGCCCCCGCATCACCCACGTGCACATCCGCGACGCCGTGGCCGGGAACATCAACCTCTCCGTGGGCAACGGCGCCGTCGATTTCGGCTTCGGACTCAAGACACTGGCCCACGCCGGTTACCAGGGGCACTTCTCCCTGGAACTGGAAACCAGAGACATCACGCACGACGAACGACCCGCTGCCGCCGCACGGGCCGGCCGCTTCATCACCGAATCGATCTAGGGAGAACACATGTCGATCACAACCCAGCGCACCGCCGTCATCACCGGGGCCACCTCCGACAAAGGCATCGGCATGACCGTCGCGCAGCGCTACGCCGCCGAGGGCTGGGCCGTGGTGATCCTGGATCTCGACGGCGAGAAGAGCGCCAAGGTGGCCGCCGACATCGGCAACCAGTTCGCCGTGCCGGCCTACGGCCACGCCGTCGACGTCACCTCCGAGGACTCGGTGACCGCCGCCCACGCCGCCGTCGCCGCCGAGGTGGCCGCCGGCAATCTCCCCGCGGTCGGGGCGCTGGCCAACATCGCCGGCATCACCTCCCCCGTTCCGTTCCTGGAGACCACCCTCGAACTGTGGAACAAGGTGTTCGCGGTCAACTCCACCGGCACCTACCTGGTCACCAGGGCATTCCTGCCGGACATGATCGAGCAGGGCTGGGGCCGCATCGTGAACATGAGTTCGGTGTCCGCCCAGCGCGGCGGCGGCGTCTTCGGCAAGGTGCCCTACTCGGCGGCCAAGGCCGCGCTGCTGGGGTTCACCAAGGCGCTGGCCCGCGAGGTCGCGGACAAGGGTGTGACCGTCAACGCCGTCACCCCCGGAGCCGTCGACACCAACATCCGGGTGGGCTCCACCGACGAGCAGGAGGCCGCCCTGGCCGCCGCCATCCCGGTCGGCCGCACCGCCACCACCGATGAGGTGGCCGCCTGCATCACCTTCCTGTCCAGCGAGGACGCCAGCTACCTGACCGGCACCACCATGGACATCAACGGCGGCAGCCACATGCACTGAGGCCGAAGGCGGGGTTCGGTGTGCGCCCTCCGCCGCAGTGGTGTGTCATCTACGGATGATTCCGCTGACCTGGAAGCCCGTCACCAGCACGGCCGATCCCTCCTTCGTCGTCGGCCCCGACGAGCGGCTGAGCTGGCCCAAGACCATCGGCATCGGCGCCCAGCACGTGGTCGCCATGTTCGGGGCGACCTTCCTGGTGCCGGTGCTCACCGGCTTCCCGCCGGCCACCACCTTGCTGTTCTCCGGCATCGGCACCATTCTTTTCCTGCTGATCACCGGCAACCGACTGCCCAGCTACCTGGGCTCCAGCTTCTCGGTGATCGCACCCGTCACCGCGGCGACGGCCTCGGCCGGCACCGGTAGCGCGCTCGGCGGCCTCATCGCCGTCGGGGTGCTGCTGATCGTCATCGGCGCCGTCGTGCACATCGCGGGCACCCGGTGGATCGACATCACGTTGCCGCCCATCGTGACCGGCGCGATCGTCGCGCTCATCG from Mycolicibacterium tokaiense includes the following:
- a CDS encoding MFS transporter; protein product: MSDDALKMRGPVHGTPEAKRVAVGSGVGAVIETYDFIGFGTAAALYFGTAFFPSASPLAGTLAAFATLGVGFLARPLGGVIGGHLGDKVGRKPVLVASLIIMGLATFAVGLLPTYAAVGILAPVLLVTVRIIQGLAFGAEWGGAILMCYEHAPWKKKGQYTGIVQAGFPVGLLLANLTFLVSVHLPGDWAWRVPFLASMILVIVGLVIRAKVPESPVFEEVRESGSIVKSPIAEVLKTDWRNILRGIGLRIAETAGYAVSITYMISYLKSTGLASASQTLTALCIASALGIFATFGWATLTDKIGRRPVYIAVTAFGIPFGILMFTMVNTGQMFLYIASFAIAYGVCQNALAGAQGGWFPELFNANTRSSGASLAYQISAIASGFTPFVTTLLFEAFGWWGPAVLFSTYMAIGLWAALSTRETWGPRERQLAAEAEARTPAPQSAIA
- a CDS encoding SDR family NAD(P)-dependent oxidoreductase is translated as MSITTQRTAVITGATSDKGIGMTVAQRYAAEGWAVVILDLDGEKSAKVAADIGNQFAVPAYGHAVDVTSEDSVTAAHAAVAAEVAAGNLPAVGALANIAGITSPVPFLETTLELWNKVFAVNSTGTYLVTRAFLPDMIEQGWGRIVNMSSVSAQRGGGVFGKVPYSAAKAALLGFTKALAREVADKGVTVNAVTPGAVDTNIRVGSTDEQEAALAAAIPVGRTATTDEVAACITFLSSEDASYLTGTTMDINGGSHMH
- a CDS encoding transketolase family protein; this encodes MSAPAKLRTSAMIASFADPGQKTAPAPFGHAMVQAAEADPRIVGLTADLGKYTDMHVFAKAFPERFFQMGMAEQLLFGAAAGMAETGLVPFASTYSVFAARRAYDFICLDIAEPGLNVNIVGGLPGLTTGYGPSHQATEDMAIFRGVPGLTIVDPCDSVDIEQAVPQLAASPGPTYLRLLRGQVPTVLDEYDYSFELGKAKVLRGGNDVVLISSGLMTMRALAAARELAAHNVDVAVVHTPTIKPFDAETVLEQVDSDRLVVTCENHTVVGGLFETVAAEVVRRGLGKQVVPVALPDEFLAAGALPTLHERYGLSTARVVATVLDRL
- a CDS encoding sugar phosphate isomerase/epimerase family protein, which produces MSCPTTTFDSRLGCSTISFRHQALATALATIADLGFEEIDLGALPGVCDHVPYVLDEAAVADVAATVAASGLRVRSINGDIGDLNTPLADGPRADRQRHLMMLVELAVATGSRALVLPCGALEHEPVRTLADDLDLVAAELTAAAQMAADRGVELWTESLHYYRLCYDIERAQQLSDRLPEQVGIVMDFSHIVASGADPGEFVRRFGPRITHVHIRDAVAGNINLSVGNGAVDFGFGLKTLAHAGYQGHFSLELETRDITHDERPAAAARAGRFITESI
- a CDS encoding transketolase encodes the protein MTAVLSTSQKVREAAYRIRCNALHMGEVQGQGYVGQALGAADMLAVVYAHQLRYRADDPHWQGRDRFLLSTGHYAIGLYAALAEAGIIDVEELETYGSDDSRLPMSGMASYTPGMEISGGSLGHGLTVAVGMALGLRHQGNGARVINFLSDGELDEGSTWEAAMGASHHALSNLIAMVDINALQADGPTAGVLRTEPVADKWTACGWFAQRVDGNDVDALLAAFDAANDADVPAVILCDTRIGRGVPLLENREKAHFMRIEEDEWAICREQLRTGFEGVSA